A single region of the Streptomyces virginiae genome encodes:
- a CDS encoding PucR family transcriptional regulator: MENQGGITVQRALELPGLRGGLPEVVACADRLGRTVRWVHAGEVPNIASLLKGGELLLTTGLGLGTRPAEQRAFVRRLADRGIAALVVELGPRFTRLPATIVETARSAGLPLVQLHREVAFVAVTEEVHTEIVNHHYALLQRAEEVHRRCTEALLGGGGIPQVLRILADFTGNPVFLETPDGQLLYAAGSAAGDAGADPLQVWEGLRGQREAEPATNTVVVDVPGGGHGTGSVRARVVLVGVSAPLLPVHRMAAERTAGVLAVVLMQARQEEELAARGHGDFLTDLAEGRISADDAPAQARVLGFKPGGGPLLPVVMRLGSDLGPSGNWAVLARAVLEELSSVGVPVLLGVRPVEGRVPLLVSLRAESERTAVADRVSAALRAGVERAGLDRADAPPAVVVGVAGGWAAASAGLRHAAETATAAHGLPARPWYDARRLDIDLLLWRLREHPDLAAFVDRAIGPLRTHDTTSRPPLLPTLETYLAHAGRKAETARELHLNRQTLYNRLARISELLGTDLDDPETVLSLSLALRARRHTLS; this comes from the coding sequence ATGGAAAACCAGGGCGGAATCACGGTTCAGCGGGCACTGGAACTGCCGGGGCTGCGCGGCGGGCTGCCGGAGGTGGTGGCCTGCGCCGACCGTCTGGGGCGGACCGTCCGTTGGGTGCACGCGGGCGAGGTCCCGAACATCGCCTCCCTGCTCAAGGGCGGTGAGTTGCTGCTGACCACGGGCCTGGGGCTCGGCACCCGGCCGGCCGAGCAGCGTGCCTTCGTACGCCGGCTCGCGGACCGTGGGATCGCCGCCCTGGTGGTCGAGCTGGGCCCGCGCTTCACCCGGCTGCCCGCCACGATCGTGGAGACCGCACGCTCGGCGGGGCTGCCCCTGGTCCAACTCCACCGGGAGGTCGCCTTCGTCGCGGTCACGGAGGAGGTCCACACCGAGATCGTCAACCACCACTACGCCCTGCTCCAGCGGGCCGAGGAGGTCCACCGCCGCTGTACGGAGGCCCTGCTGGGCGGTGGGGGCATCCCACAGGTCCTGCGGATCCTGGCGGACTTCACGGGGAACCCGGTCTTCCTGGAGACCCCCGACGGGCAGCTCCTGTACGCCGCCGGCAGCGCGGCGGGGGACGCGGGCGCGGACCCGCTCCAGGTGTGGGAGGGCCTACGCGGCCAGCGCGAGGCCGAACCCGCCACGAACACGGTGGTGGTCGACGTCCCGGGCGGGGGCCACGGAACCGGCTCGGTCCGGGCCCGGGTGGTCCTGGTCGGGGTCTCGGCGCCGCTGCTCCCGGTGCACCGCATGGCGGCCGAACGCACGGCGGGCGTCCTGGCCGTCGTCCTGATGCAGGCGCGGCAGGAGGAGGAGCTGGCGGCGCGCGGCCACGGCGACTTCCTGACGGACCTCGCGGAGGGTCGGATCTCGGCGGACGACGCCCCGGCCCAGGCCCGCGTCCTCGGCTTCAAGCCGGGCGGCGGTCCGCTGCTGCCGGTGGTGATGCGGCTGGGCTCGGACCTCGGGCCGTCCGGGAACTGGGCCGTCCTGGCCCGTGCCGTGCTGGAGGAGCTGTCGTCGGTCGGCGTCCCGGTCCTGCTGGGTGTCCGCCCGGTCGAGGGCCGGGTGCCGCTGCTGGTCTCGCTGCGCGCGGAGTCGGAGCGTACGGCGGTGGCGGACCGGGTCTCGGCCGCACTGCGGGCGGGAGTCGAACGCGCGGGCCTGGACCGGGCCGATGCGCCGCCGGCGGTGGTCGTCGGCGTGGCGGGTGGCTGGGCGGCCGCCTCGGCGGGCCTGCGGCATGCCGCGGAGACCGCCACGGCGGCCCACGGCCTGCCGGCCCGCCCCTGGTACGACGCCCGGCGCCTGGACATCGACCTGCTGCTGTGGCGGCTGCGCGAACACCCCGACCTGGCGGCCTTCGTGGACCGCGCGATCGGCCCGCTGCGTACGCACGACACGACGTCCCGGCCTCCGCTCCTGCCGACGCTGGAGACGTACCTGGCCCACGCGGGCCGCAAGGCGGAGACGGCGCGGGAGCTGCACCTGAATCGGCAGACGCTGTACAACCGGCTGGCCCGCATCTCGGAGCTGCTGGGCACGGACCTGGACGACCCGGAGACGGTCCTCTCCCTGAGCCTGGCCCTCCGCGCCCGCCGCCACACCCTTTCCTGA
- a CDS encoding alkyl sulfatase C-terminal domain-containing protein: MATIQECREALDNLSGNLARADDGVRGAAAFDRSLSCHITDLDQTFTGRLDAGRIRVDAVAPGPPAKKAEIRLTMTGDDLVALVAGELKFAKAWATGRVKLEAGFRDLLRLKSML; this comes from the coding sequence ATGGCTACGATCCAGGAGTGCCGTGAAGCACTCGACAACCTCTCCGGCAATCTCGCACGGGCCGACGACGGCGTGCGCGGCGCGGCCGCGTTCGACCGCTCCCTGAGCTGCCACATCACCGACCTCGACCAGACGTTCACGGGTCGCCTCGACGCGGGCCGGATCCGGGTGGACGCGGTCGCCCCGGGCCCGCCCGCGAAGAAGGCGGAGATCCGGCTCACGATGACGGGCGACGACCTCGTGGCCCTGGTCGCGGGCGAGCTGAAGTTCGCGAAGGCCTGGGCCACGGGCCGAGTCAAACTCGAAGCCGGCTTCCGCGACCTCCTCCGCCTCAAATCGATGCTCTAG
- the recN gene encoding DNA repair protein RecN: MRIRSLGVIDDAVVELSPGFTAVTGETGAGKTMVVTSLGLLLGGRADPALVRIGAKAAVVEGRIVMRPDAPAAVRAEEAGAELDDGALLISRTVSAEGRSRAHVGGRSVPVGLLAELADDLVAVHGQTDQQGLLRPARQRQALDRYAGNAVAVPLEKYGSAYRRLRAVAVELEEITTRARERAQEADLLRFGLDEIAAVEPVAGEDAELAAEAERLGHAESLASAAQLAHAALAGNPEDPEAVDANMLVAGAHRALESVRSHDPALGALAERIGELGILLSDVAGELAGYADDLDADPLRLAAVEERRAALTQLTRKYGSEGTVDAVLEWAEQGAARLLELDGDDERITELTAERDGLRDELSLLAQALTDARVEAATRFASAVTEELASLAMPHARVTIDVRQTDDPDGVDVDGRPVAYGPSGTDEVELLLAPHPGAQPRPIAKGASGGELSRVMLAVEVVFAGSDPVPTYLFDEVDAGVGGKAAVEVGRRLAKLAKSAQVVVVTHLPQVAAFADRQLLVEKTNDGSVTRSGVTVLEGEDRIRELSRMLAGHEDSVSARAHAEELLAAARADA, translated from the coding sequence ATGCGGATACGGTCGCTCGGGGTCATCGACGACGCGGTGGTCGAGCTGTCGCCCGGATTCACCGCGGTGACCGGCGAGACCGGCGCGGGCAAGACGATGGTCGTCACCAGCCTCGGGCTGCTGCTCGGCGGTCGCGCCGACCCCGCCCTGGTGCGGATCGGGGCCAAAGCGGCGGTGGTCGAGGGCCGCATCGTCATGCGCCCGGACGCCCCCGCCGCCGTACGCGCCGAGGAGGCCGGCGCCGAGCTCGACGACGGCGCCCTGCTGATCAGCCGGACCGTCTCCGCCGAGGGCCGCTCGCGCGCCCACGTCGGCGGCCGCTCCGTGCCCGTCGGCCTGCTCGCCGAACTCGCCGACGACCTGGTCGCCGTACACGGGCAGACCGACCAGCAGGGGCTGCTGCGCCCCGCCCGGCAGCGGCAGGCGCTCGACCGGTACGCCGGGAACGCCGTCGCCGTCCCCCTGGAGAAGTACGGCTCGGCCTACCGCAGGCTCCGCGCGGTCGCCGTCGAGCTGGAGGAGATCACCACCCGGGCCCGGGAACGCGCCCAGGAGGCCGACCTGCTGCGCTTCGGCCTGGACGAGATCGCGGCCGTGGAACCGGTGGCCGGCGAGGACGCCGAGCTCGCGGCCGAGGCGGAACGGCTCGGGCACGCCGAATCGCTGGCCTCGGCGGCGCAGCTGGCCCACGCCGCGCTCGCGGGCAACCCCGAGGACCCGGAGGCCGTCGACGCCAACATGCTCGTCGCGGGCGCCCACCGGGCGCTGGAATCCGTACGCTCCCACGACCCGGCCCTCGGCGCACTCGCCGAACGGATCGGGGAGCTGGGCATCCTGCTGTCCGACGTGGCCGGGGAACTGGCCGGCTACGCCGACGACCTCGACGCCGATCCGCTGCGCCTGGCCGCCGTCGAGGAGCGGCGGGCCGCCCTGACGCAGCTCACCCGCAAGTACGGCTCCGAGGGCACCGTGGACGCCGTACTGGAATGGGCCGAACAGGGCGCGGCACGGCTGCTCGAACTGGACGGCGACGACGAGCGGATCACCGAACTGACCGCCGAGCGCGACGGACTGCGCGACGAACTGTCCCTGCTGGCACAGGCGTTGACCGACGCCCGGGTGGAGGCCGCGACCCGCTTCGCCTCCGCGGTGACGGAGGAACTGGCCTCGCTGGCGATGCCGCACGCCCGCGTGACCATCGACGTCCGACAGACGGACGACCCCGACGGGGTGGACGTCGACGGCCGCCCCGTCGCCTACGGCCCTTCGGGCACGGACGAGGTCGAACTGCTGCTGGCCCCGCACCCCGGAGCCCAGCCGCGGCCGATCGCCAAGGGCGCCTCCGGCGGTGAGCTGTCCCGGGTGATGCTCGCCGTCGAGGTCGTCTTCGCGGGCTCCGACCCCGTACCCACCTACCTCTTCGACGAGGTCGACGCGGGCGTCGGCGGCAAGGCCGCGGTCGAGGTGGGCCGGCGGCTGGCGAAGCTGGCCAAGTCGGCGCAGGTCGTGGTCGTCACGCACCTGCCGCAGGTGGCGGCCTTCGCGGACCGTCAGCTGCTCGTCGAGAAGACCAACGACGGTTCCGTCACGCGCTCGGGGGTCACCGTCCTGGAGGGCGAGGACCGGATCCGCGAGCTGTCGCGCATGCTGGCCGGCCACGAGGACTCGGTCTCGGCGCGGGCGCACGCCGAGGAACTGCTGGCGGCGGCGCGCGCGGACGCGTGA
- a CDS encoding glycosyltransferase family 4 protein: MSSSPVSTSLPAQPYGRPPLRTVQVLGTGAGAGNSAHVRSLATGLAARGVRVTVCAPVQAEGEYDFTGAGAQFAPDAVSVLRAACAGADLVHAHGVRAGMRAALAIRGRRVPLVVSWHGEGPTAAGALGRLSRMLERHVARAAAVVLGASSDQVDVARRRGAKDARLAPVAVPTDPAGGPETAADPGKVRAELGAVERPLLIAVGSLVPHRGYSVLLDAAREWRGLDPAPLLVIAGEGPLRAELSRRIEAEGLPVRLLGRRRDAAQLLAAADLAVLPSRWEARALLAQEALRAGVPLVATTVGGVQELVGEGAVLVPPGEAGPLASAVTGLLSDPDRRAALAAAGRAQAATWPSEDDTVAQVLSVYDELMERTRR, translated from the coding sequence GTGAGCAGCTCCCCGGTCTCCACCTCCCTTCCGGCCCAGCCCTACGGCCGGCCGCCGCTGCGCACCGTGCAAGTACTCGGCACCGGTGCGGGCGCGGGCAACAGCGCGCACGTACGCTCGCTCGCGACCGGCCTCGCCGCGCGCGGAGTACGGGTCACGGTGTGCGCGCCCGTCCAGGCGGAGGGGGAGTACGACTTCACCGGCGCCGGGGCGCAGTTCGCCCCCGACGCGGTCAGCGTGCTGCGGGCCGCCTGCGCCGGCGCGGACCTCGTGCACGCGCACGGCGTACGCGCCGGGATGCGCGCCGCCCTGGCCATACGGGGGCGCCGGGTGCCGCTGGTGGTGAGCTGGCACGGCGAGGGTCCGACGGCGGCCGGAGCGCTCGGGCGGCTCAGCCGGATGCTGGAACGGCACGTCGCCCGCGCCGCGGCGGTGGTGCTCGGGGCCTCCTCGGACCAGGTGGACGTCGCACGGCGGCGGGGCGCCAAGGACGCGCGACTGGCCCCCGTGGCGGTACCGACCGACCCGGCGGGCGGTCCGGAGACGGCGGCCGACCCCGGCAAGGTGCGGGCGGAACTCGGAGCGGTGGAACGACCGCTGCTGATCGCCGTCGGCAGCCTGGTGCCGCACCGGGGGTACTCGGTCCTGCTCGACGCGGCACGGGAGTGGCGCGGCCTCGACCCGGCGCCGCTGCTGGTGATCGCGGGGGAGGGGCCGCTCCGGGCGGAGCTCTCCCGGCGGATCGAGGCCGAGGGGCTGCCGGTACGGCTGCTGGGGCGCCGCCGGGACGCGGCACAGCTGCTGGCGGCGGCGGACCTGGCGGTCCTGCCGAGCCGGTGGGAGGCGCGGGCCCTGCTCGCGCAGGAGGCCCTGCGGGCGGGCGTACCGCTGGTGGCCACGACGGTGGGCGGTGTCCAGGAGCTGGTGGGCGAGGGCGCGGTCCTGGTCCCGCCGGGCGAGGCGGGGCCGCTCGCCTCGGCCGTGACGGGCCTGCTGTCCGACCCGGACCGCCGGGCGGCACTGGCGGCCGCCGGGCGCGCGCAGGCCGCGACGTGGCCGTCGGAGGACGACACGGTCGCGCAGGTCCTGTCGGTCTACGACGAACTGATGGAACGCACCCGCCGCTAG
- a CDS encoding ABC transporter ATP-binding protein, translated as MQRLTAENVTLGYDQRVIAENLSVEIPDNSFTVIVGPNACGKSTLLRALSRMLKPSTGRVLLDGQAIGSMPAKKVAKTLGLLPQSSIAPDGITVADLVSRGRYPHQGLLRQWSPEDERIVNESMASTGVAELADRAVDELSGGQRQRVWIAMALAQQTPLLLLDEPTTYLDIQHQIDVLDLCAELHETQGRTLVAVLHDLNHAARYATHLIAMRGGKVVAEGPPAEVVTAELVEKVFGLRCQVIPDPETGTPLVVPAARKARAVARAE; from the coding sequence GTGCAGCGGCTGACCGCGGAGAACGTGACCCTCGGCTACGACCAGCGGGTCATCGCCGAGAACCTGTCGGTGGAGATCCCCGACAACTCCTTCACGGTGATCGTCGGCCCCAACGCCTGCGGCAAGTCCACGCTGCTGCGGGCCCTGTCGCGGATGCTGAAGCCGTCCACCGGGCGGGTGCTGCTGGACGGGCAGGCCATCGGGTCGATGCCCGCGAAGAAGGTCGCCAAGACCCTGGGCCTGCTCCCGCAGTCCTCGATCGCGCCCGACGGCATCACGGTGGCCGACCTGGTCTCGCGCGGCCGGTACCCGCACCAGGGGCTGCTGCGGCAGTGGTCGCCCGAGGACGAGCGGATCGTGAACGAGTCGATGGCCTCGACCGGGGTCGCCGAGCTCGCGGACCGGGCCGTGGACGAGCTGTCGGGTGGGCAGCGGCAGCGCGTGTGGATCGCGATGGCGCTGGCCCAGCAGACGCCGCTGCTGCTGCTCGACGAGCCGACGACGTACCTGGACATCCAGCACCAGATCGATGTGCTGGACCTGTGCGCGGAACTGCACGAGACGCAGGGGCGGACGCTGGTGGCCGTGCTGCACGACCTGAACCACGCGGCCCGGTACGCGACGCATCTGATCGCGATGCGGGGCGGGAAGGTCGTCGCGGAGGGGCCGCCGGCGGAGGTGGTCACCGCGGAGCTGGTGGAGAAGGTGTTCGGGCTGCGCTGCCAGGTGATCCCGGATCCGGAGACGGGAACGCCGCTGGTGGTTCCGGCGGCGCGCAAGGCCCGTGCGGTGGCCCGGGCCGAGTAG
- a CDS encoding HAD hydrolase-like protein has protein sequence MTRQNRTSPAASEQSLHQAYDTALLDLDGVVYAGGEAIAYAVESLAAARADGMHLAYVTNNALRTPDAVAQHLGELGIPTEAAEVITSAQAVARLIAEQVEPGSNVLVIGGDGLRVALRERGLVPVDSAEEEGLAAVVQGYGGPDLPWGRFAEASYAINRGVPWFASNTDLTIPGVRGIAPGNGAAVEVVRIATGAEPQVAGKPLPPMHRETVLRTGAERPLVVGDRLDTDIEGAFNGEVDSLLVLTGVTDAEQLLRAEPRHRPTYVDRDLRGLLSGQPEVEPFAEGFRCGGWTAVATNGGVLELRENGETGENGETGQGAETGGTGDPLDGLRALCAAAWTAAGDGVCTLDAAKALARLGL, from the coding sequence ATGACCCGGCAGAACAGGACCAGTCCCGCGGCGAGTGAGCAGAGTCTGCACCAGGCCTACGACACCGCCCTCCTGGACCTGGACGGGGTGGTGTACGCGGGCGGTGAGGCCATCGCGTACGCGGTGGAGTCCCTCGCCGCGGCCCGGGCGGACGGGATGCACCTCGCGTACGTCACGAACAACGCGCTGCGGACGCCCGACGCGGTCGCGCAGCACCTGGGAGAGCTGGGCATCCCGACGGAGGCGGCCGAGGTGATCACCTCGGCGCAGGCGGTGGCCCGGCTGATCGCTGAGCAGGTGGAGCCGGGGTCGAACGTGCTGGTGATCGGCGGGGACGGGCTGCGGGTCGCGCTGCGCGAGCGGGGCCTGGTGCCGGTGGACTCGGCCGAGGAGGAGGGGCTCGCGGCGGTCGTCCAGGGGTACGGGGGTCCCGACCTGCCGTGGGGACGGTTCGCGGAAGCCTCGTACGCGATCAACCGCGGCGTGCCGTGGTTCGCGTCCAACACCGACCTGACGATCCCGGGGGTGCGGGGGATCGCGCCCGGCAACGGGGCCGCGGTGGAGGTCGTACGGATCGCCACGGGCGCCGAGCCGCAGGTGGCGGGCAAGCCGCTGCCCCCGATGCACCGGGAGACGGTGCTGCGGACCGGGGCGGAGCGGCCGCTGGTGGTCGGGGACCGACTGGACACCGACATCGAGGGTGCCTTCAACGGGGAGGTGGACTCGCTGCTGGTGCTGACCGGGGTCACGGACGCCGAGCAGCTGCTGCGGGCCGAGCCCCGGCACCGTCCGACCTATGTGGACCGGGATCTGCGGGGGCTGCTGTCCGGGCAGCCGGAGGTGGAGCCGTTCGCGGAGGGCTTCCGCTGCGGCGGCTGGACGGCGGTCGCGACGAACGGCGGCGTGCTGGAGCTCAGGGAGAACGGAGAGACAGGGGAGAACGGGGAGACAGGGCAGGGCGCGGAGACCGGAGGGACGGGGGATCCGCTCGACGGGCTGCGGGCGTTGTGCGCGGCGGCCTGGACGGCGGCCGGCGACGGGGTCTGCACCCTCGACGCGGCGAAGGCACTGGCCAGGCTGGGTCTTTAG
- a CDS encoding FecCD family ABC transporter permease gives MLVESPPEPERSAAPDKGADAAVARPRHAARAAGLLAALAVLALVAVVSIAVGAKQMSLDEVWHGLFAYAGTPNDVVVRDLRIPRTLLGLMVGLGLGLSGAVMQALARNPLAEPGILGVNAGAAAAVVSAISFFGASSLSEFVWWAFLGAALVSVLVYVLGGSRSATPVRLALAGTAASAALVGYINAVQLMDSKALDKLRFWTVGSLASANIDTVRQVAPFLLVGAVLALALGRPLNAMAMGDDTARALGAHLTRTRIGAMVAITLLCGAATAACGPIVFIGLMVPHLVRTFTGPDMRWVLAYSAVLSPVLLLGSDIIGRVVTRPAELQVGVVTALIGGPVFIYLVRRKRMAQL, from the coding sequence GTGTTGGTCGAGAGTCCCCCTGAACCCGAACGGAGCGCGGCGCCCGACAAGGGCGCCGACGCCGCCGTAGCCCGCCCGCGCCACGCCGCGCGCGCCGCCGGTCTGCTCGCCGCTCTCGCGGTGCTGGCACTGGTCGCCGTCGTGAGCATCGCCGTGGGCGCCAAGCAGATGTCCCTGGACGAGGTCTGGCACGGCCTGTTCGCCTACGCGGGAACGCCCAACGACGTGGTGGTGCGGGACCTGCGGATCCCGCGCACCCTGCTCGGTCTGATGGTCGGACTCGGACTCGGCCTGTCCGGTGCCGTCATGCAGGCGCTGGCCCGCAACCCGCTGGCCGAACCAGGCATCCTCGGCGTCAACGCCGGTGCCGCGGCCGCCGTGGTCTCCGCGATCAGCTTCTTCGGCGCGAGCTCGCTGAGCGAGTTCGTGTGGTGGGCCTTCCTCGGCGCCGCCCTCGTCTCGGTCCTCGTGTACGTGCTCGGCGGCAGCCGCAGCGCCACCCCGGTCCGCCTCGCCCTCGCCGGTACGGCCGCCAGCGCGGCGCTCGTCGGCTACATCAACGCCGTGCAGCTGATGGACAGCAAGGCGCTGGACAAGCTGCGCTTCTGGACGGTGGGTTCGCTCGCCTCGGCCAACATCGACACCGTCCGACAGGTGGCCCCCTTCCTGCTCGTCGGCGCGGTGCTCGCGCTGGCACTGGGCCGGCCGCTCAACGCGATGGCGATGGGCGACGACACGGCACGGGCGCTCGGCGCGCACCTGACGCGGACCCGGATCGGCGCCATGGTCGCCATCACCCTGCTGTGCGGTGCGGCGACCGCCGCCTGCGGCCCCATCGTGTTCATCGGGCTGATGGTCCCGCACCTCGTCCGGACCTTCACCGGTCCCGACATGCGCTGGGTGCTCGCGTACTCCGCCGTCCTGTCGCCGGTCCTGCTGCTCGGCTCCGACATCATCGGCCGGGTCGTCACCCGGCCCGCCGAACTGCAGGTCGGCGTCGTGACCGCGCTCATCGGCGGCCCGGTCTTCATCTACCTGGTTCGGCGCAAGAGGATGGCCCAGCTGTGA
- a CDS encoding NAD kinase: MTDSSGTAGSGSSSSAGLSGEGRTVFLLAHTGRPAAIRSAELVVQGLLRCGLGVRVMEHEAVDLPLPAEVELVTEFTPGALDGCELLIVLGGDGTLLRGAEFARASGVPMLGVNLGRVGFLAEAERDDLDKVVDRVVTRSYEVEERMTLDVIVRTNGDVVHRDWALNEAAVQKVSPERMLEVVLEIDGRPVTGFGCDGIVCATPTGSTAYAFSAGGPVVWPEVEALLMVPISAHALFAKPLVTSPTSVLAVEVQNGTPHGVLWCDGRRTLELPAGARVEVRRGAVPVRLARLHHASFTDRLVAKFALPVSGWRGAPH, encoded by the coding sequence GTGACAGATTCATCGGGTACAGCGGGATCGGGTTCGAGTTCGAGTGCCGGGCTTTCGGGGGAAGGGCGGACGGTCTTCCTGCTCGCGCACACCGGACGGCCGGCGGCCATCCGCAGCGCCGAGCTGGTGGTGCAGGGTCTGCTGAGATGCGGGCTGGGCGTGCGCGTCATGGAGCACGAGGCGGTGGACCTGCCGCTGCCCGCCGAGGTGGAGCTGGTCACCGAGTTCACCCCGGGCGCTCTCGACGGCTGTGAGCTGCTCATCGTGCTCGGCGGTGACGGGACCCTGCTGCGGGGCGCGGAGTTCGCGCGCGCCTCGGGGGTGCCGATGCTGGGCGTCAACCTGGGCCGGGTGGGGTTCCTCGCCGAGGCCGAACGCGACGACCTGGACAAGGTCGTGGACCGGGTGGTGACGCGCTCGTACGAGGTCGAGGAGCGGATGACCCTCGACGTGATCGTGCGGACGAACGGCGACGTCGTCCACCGGGACTGGGCGCTGAACGAGGCCGCGGTCCAGAAGGTGTCCCCGGAGCGGATGCTGGAGGTGGTCCTGGAGATCGACGGGCGCCCGGTGACCGGCTTCGGCTGCGACGGGATCGTCTGCGCCACCCCGACGGGCTCCACGGCCTACGCCTTCTCCGCGGGCGGGCCGGTGGTCTGGCCGGAGGTGGAGGCGCTGCTGATGGTGCCGATCAGCGCGCACGCGCTGTTCGCGAAGCCGCTGGTGACCTCGCCGACCTCGGTCCTGGCGGTCGAGGTGCAGAACGGGACTCCGCACGGCGTGCTGTGGTGCGACGGGCGGCGCACGCTGGAGCTGCCCGCCGGGGCGCGGGTCGAGGTACGGCGGGGTGCCGTGCCCGTGCGGCTCGCCCGGCTGCACCACGCGTCCTTCACGGACCGGCTCGTCGCCAAGTTCGCGCTGCCGGTGTCGGGGTGGCGCGGCGCGCCGCACTGA
- a CDS encoding FecCD family ABC transporter permease, with product MTDTPRKGRRPGPRPLRLPGGVSLRVERRALAVGVLLTVAALAMSVVLIGTGDFEIAPWDVVQTLLGNGTPATDFIVNDLRLPRALVALLVGAALGISGAVFQSVSRNPLGSPDMLGFGYGSAVGALVVIILFKGGATEVAVGALVGGVLAGAAVYLLAYKQGIQGYRLVLVGIGASAMLIAVIQYLITKAQLIEATRAMVWLTGSLAGRDWAQVWPLLAVCAVLFPLILGQGRALRMMEMGDDAAYALGVRVERTRLLLMLAAILLTTAASAAAGPISFVALAAPQLARRLTRSPGGNLVNAALMGSVLLMVSDWASQRAFGADQLPVGVVTGLVGGVYLLWLLVTERKAGRI from the coding sequence GTGACCGACACCCCGCGCAAGGGCCGCCGGCCCGGACCCCGTCCGCTGCGCCTGCCCGGCGGGGTCTCGCTGCGCGTCGAACGGCGCGCCCTGGCCGTCGGCGTCCTGCTGACCGTCGCGGCGCTCGCGATGTCCGTCGTGCTCATCGGCACCGGCGACTTCGAGATCGCGCCGTGGGACGTCGTACAGACCCTGCTCGGCAACGGCACCCCCGCCACCGACTTCATCGTCAACGACCTACGGCTGCCGCGGGCCCTGGTCGCGCTGCTCGTCGGCGCGGCGCTCGGGATCTCCGGAGCCGTCTTCCAGTCCGTCTCCCGCAACCCGCTCGGCTCCCCGGACATGCTCGGCTTCGGATACGGATCGGCGGTCGGCGCGCTCGTCGTCATCATCCTGTTCAAGGGCGGCGCCACCGAGGTGGCCGTCGGCGCACTCGTCGGCGGTGTGCTGGCAGGCGCCGCCGTCTATCTGCTCGCCTACAAGCAGGGCATCCAGGGCTACCGGCTGGTGCTGGTCGGCATCGGCGCCTCCGCCATGCTCATCGCCGTGATCCAGTACCTGATCACGAAGGCCCAGCTGATCGAGGCCACCCGGGCCATGGTCTGGCTGACCGGCTCGCTGGCCGGCCGGGACTGGGCACAGGTCTGGCCGCTGCTCGCGGTGTGCGCGGTGCTCTTCCCCCTGATCCTCGGACAGGGCAGGGCCCTGCGGATGATGGAGATGGGCGACGACGCCGCGTACGCGCTCGGGGTGAGGGTGGAGCGGACACGGCTGCTGCTGATGCTCGCGGCGATCCTGCTCACCACCGCGGCGAGCGCGGCGGCCGGGCCCATCAGCTTCGTCGCGCTGGCCGCGCCGCAGCTGGCCCGGCGGCTGACCCGCTCGCCCGGCGGGAACCTGGTGAACGCCGCCCTGATGGGCTCGGTGCTGCTGATGGTGTCCGACTGGGCCTCGCAGCGGGCCTTCGGTGCCGACCAGCTGCCGGTGGGTGTGGTGACCGGCCTCGTCGGCGGTGTCTACCTGCTCTGGCTGCTCGTCACCGAGCGCAAGGCGGGACGTATATGA
- a CDS encoding TlyA family RNA methyltransferase produces MAGVARRRLDAELVRRSMARSREHAAQLIAAGRVTVGGTTATKPATQVETSAALVVRKDDSDPDYVSRGGHKLAGALAAFQPQGLVVEGRRALDAGASTGGFTDVLLRSGVAHVMAVDVGYGQLAWSLQSDDRVTVKDRTNVRELTVEQLDGLPVDLVVGDLSFISIGLVLPALVRCCAPDADLVLMVKPQFEVGKDRLGSGGVVRSPELRAEAVREVAAQAAKLGLGVLGVTASPLPGPSGNVEYFLWLRAGAPALDPADVDRAVAEGPQ; encoded by the coding sequence GTGGCAGGAGTGGCACGCCGCCGCCTGGACGCCGAACTGGTACGCCGCAGCATGGCCCGCTCGCGCGAGCACGCCGCGCAGCTGATCGCCGCGGGCCGGGTGACCGTGGGCGGCACCACCGCGACCAAGCCGGCCACCCAGGTCGAGACCAGCGCGGCCCTGGTGGTCCGCAAGGACGACAGCGACCCCGACTACGTCTCCCGGGGCGGCCACAAGCTGGCCGGCGCGCTGGCGGCCTTCCAGCCGCAGGGGCTGGTCGTCGAGGGCCGCCGCGCGCTGGACGCCGGCGCCTCCACCGGCGGGTTCACCGACGTGCTGCTGCGCTCGGGAGTGGCCCACGTGATGGCCGTGGACGTCGGCTACGGGCAGCTGGCCTGGTCGCTGCAGAGCGACGACCGGGTCACGGTCAAGGACCGTACGAACGTGCGCGAGCTGACGGTGGAGCAGCTCGACGGGCTTCCCGTCGACCTCGTCGTCGGCGACCTGTCCTTCATCTCCATCGGTCTGGTGCTGCCGGCGCTGGTGCGCTGCTGCGCGCCGGACGCGGACCTGGTGCTGATGGTCAAGCCGCAGTTCGAGGTGGGCAAGGACCGGCTGGGCAGCGGTGGCGTGGTGCGCAGCCCGGAGCTGCGGGCCGAGGCCGTGCGCGAGGTCGCGGCGCAGGCGGCGAAGCTCGGACTGGGTGTTCTCGGCGTGACGGCGAGTCCGCTGCCGGGGCCGTCGGGGAACGTCGAGTACTTTCTGTGGCTTCGGGCGGGGGCACCGGCCCTCGACCCGGCGGATGTTGACCGTGCAGTGGCGGAGGGGCCGCAGTGA